A region from the Sandaracinus amylolyticus genome encodes:
- a CDS encoding response regulator, with translation MAGEELLIVDSVDRDREGLRRFFDQKGFVCTAARTGPEARDYVTNKFFPAALIDLDVDTQGGGLELVRFVRERSRQTAVMLLTSRRSFEGAVAAMRLGVQDVIVKAPDQVEHMRAAVETGVARYKARDEGGELHRDVRTVLNESFKVILELARRTYADVSMAAPPMRPKVLFVDGDGDFLNALAPLVTKESWEILADNSGGAALDRGSRERIDIIVANAELPDLRGSMVIKTLQAERSELLGLLYHRMGAEGHIDRIERGQVDGVIRPFAKPEQLVAAVKKITGELATKAQERRLIQAFRAEHTDYLRRFAKVKAQIDNLIED, from the coding sequence ATGGCGGGTGAGGAGCTGCTGATCGTCGACTCGGTGGATCGCGATCGCGAGGGGCTCCGTCGCTTCTTCGATCAGAAGGGCTTCGTGTGCACGGCCGCGCGCACCGGGCCCGAGGCGCGCGACTACGTCACCAACAAGTTCTTCCCCGCCGCGCTGATCGACCTCGACGTCGACACCCAGGGCGGCGGGCTCGAGCTCGTGCGCTTCGTGCGCGAGCGCTCGCGACAGACCGCGGTGATGCTGCTGACGAGCCGCCGCTCGTTCGAGGGCGCCGTCGCCGCGATGCGCCTCGGCGTGCAGGACGTGATCGTGAAGGCGCCCGACCAGGTCGAGCACATGCGCGCCGCGGTCGAGACCGGCGTCGCCCGCTACAAGGCGCGCGACGAGGGCGGCGAGCTGCACCGCGACGTGCGCACCGTGCTGAACGAGTCGTTCAAGGTGATCCTCGAGCTCGCGCGCCGCACCTACGCGGACGTGTCGATGGCCGCGCCGCCGATGCGCCCGAAGGTGCTCTTCGTCGACGGCGACGGCGACTTCCTCAACGCGCTCGCCCCGCTGGTCACGAAGGAGAGCTGGGAGATCCTCGCCGACAACAGCGGCGGCGCGGCGCTCGATCGCGGCTCGCGCGAGCGCATCGACATCATCGTCGCCAACGCCGAGCTCCCGGACCTGCGCGGCTCGATGGTGATCAAGACGCTGCAGGCGGAGCGCAGCGAGCTGCTCGGTCTGCTCTACCACCGCATGGGCGCCGAGGGTCACATCGACCGGATCGAGCGCGGTCAGGTCGACGGAGTGATCCGCCCGTTCGCGAAGCCCGAGCAGCTCGTCGCGGCGGTGAAGAAGATCACCGGCGAGCTCGCCACGAAAGCCCAGGAGCGCCGGCTGATCCAGGCGTTCCGCGCCGAGCACACCGACTACCTGCGTCGCTTCGCGAAGGTGAAGGCGCAGATCGACAACCTGATCGAAGACTGA
- a CDS encoding TonB family protein: protein MDAYAAHVRRYIREYYIRRAQMCFDHESRVDQQAVRGTVVIGFTIQGSGEVTGAQIERNTTGRDALAACLQRQVEDWRLPRPPEGVDELPMQMPFSR, encoded by the coding sequence ATGGACGCCTACGCGGCGCACGTGCGGCGCTACATCCGCGAGTACTACATCCGCCGCGCGCAGATGTGCTTCGACCACGAGTCGCGCGTCGATCAGCAGGCGGTGCGCGGCACCGTCGTCATCGGCTTCACGATCCAGGGCTCGGGCGAGGTCACGGGCGCGCAGATCGAGCGCAACACCACCGGCCGCGACGCGCTCGCTGCGTGCCTGCAGCGTCAGGTCGAGGACTGGCGGCTGCCGCGTCCGCCCGAGGGCGTCGACGAGCTGCCCATGCAGATGCCCTTCTCGCGCTGA
- a CDS encoding zinc-ribbon domain-containing protein yields MASMVFCQSCGARNTDDSRFCNMCGARIAAPGEPGGPIGAAGGAPTSSGTTSSGTSTGASTMSGSRVSLEAIGVRSGRRTWGILIAAGLALFGLGAGGMFVMMRPGDAPPAAEAPGEGTPEDEAPIEIGDPVPAGEELPEDIDFVPGTPRVTKRTGGATRPRGSPSTGGGSSTGGGASTGGGASTGGGASTGGSASTGGASTGGASTGGGASTAAAPRRAAAPRRAAAPRRAAAPRRAAARPPPSIPAPPPAAPAPRPAVAPRPAPSTGSARAACPRAKKRTC; encoded by the coding sequence ATGGCGTCGATGGTCTTCTGTCAGTCGTGCGGTGCCCGCAACACGGACGACTCGCGCTTCTGCAACATGTGCGGAGCGCGGATCGCGGCGCCGGGCGAGCCGGGCGGACCGATCGGCGCGGCGGGCGGCGCTCCCACGAGCAGCGGGACCACCTCGTCGGGCACGAGCACGGGCGCGAGCACCATGAGCGGCTCGCGGGTCTCGCTCGAGGCGATCGGCGTGCGCTCGGGGCGTCGCACCTGGGGGATCCTCATCGCGGCGGGGCTCGCGCTGTTCGGGCTCGGCGCGGGCGGGATGTTCGTGATGATGCGTCCCGGCGACGCACCGCCCGCGGCCGAGGCGCCCGGCGAGGGCACGCCCGAGGACGAGGCGCCGATCGAGATCGGCGATCCCGTCCCGGCGGGCGAAGAGCTCCCCGAGGACATCGACTTCGTGCCCGGCACGCCGCGCGTCACCAAGCGAACCGGCGGCGCGACGCGGCCGCGCGGGAGCCCGTCGACCGGCGGCGGTTCCTCGACGGGCGGCGGTGCCTCGACGGGCGGCGGCGCCTCGACGGGCGGCGGTGCCTCGACCGGCGGCAGCGCCTCGACGGGCGGCGCCTCGACGGGCGGCGCCTCGACGGGCGGCGGCGCCTCGACGGCGGCGGCGCCTCGACGGGCGGCGGCGCCTCGACGGGCGGCGGCGCCTCGACGGGCGGCGGCGCCTCGACGGGCGGCGGCGCGACCACCCCCGTCGATCCCGGCACCACCACCGGCGGCTCCGGCGCCCCGACCGGCGGTGGCACCTCGACCGGCACCGTCGACTGGGAGCGCGCGGGCGGCGTGCCCGAGGGCGAAGAAGAGGACGTGCTGA